In Molothrus ater isolate BHLD 08-10-18 breed brown headed cowbird chromosome 23, BPBGC_Mater_1.1, whole genome shotgun sequence, a single genomic region encodes these proteins:
- the LOC118694825 gene encoding somatostatin-2-like: MQLVASLVSVLLLVWSVRATTLPGEERLQSTRERSTVHKDVILKMLAGLLDGVDVGSEAAFPGVEEEGKLEEDGAALGRLAQLPQRDRKAPCKNFFWKTFTSC, translated from the exons ATGCAGCTGGTGGCCAGcctggtgtctgtgctgctgctggtgtggagTGTGAGAGCCACGACGCTGCCCGGGGAAGAGAGACTGCAGAGCACCAGG GAACGGAGTACAGTCCACAAGGACGTCATTCTGAAgatgctggcagggctgctggacGGCGTGGATGTGGGCAGTGAGGCAGCCTTCCCGGgtgtggaggaggagggcaaGCTGGAGGAGGACGGGGCAGCGCTGGGGCGGCTTGCGCAGCTCCCGCAGCGAGACCGCAAGGCGCCCTGCAagaatttcttctggaaaacCTTCACCTCCTGCTag
- the LOC118695109 gene encoding matrix remodeling-associated protein 8-like, with translation MEQLVKLLLWQILLQQSSVGSYSVPADASNPSSSVVVSVLNISAALGSQAVLPCKSHRMVWTQDRLNDRQRVVHWDLLSSYFGDSRMERLCDMYSAGDQRVYSSYNEGRILMPENAFADGNFSLVIKGVADSDAGTYSCNLHHHYCHLYETVKIQLIIAKRDEEPSEYWDGEKPVLVAPEGSTVTLPCVNRQHIWTERHSEEEQQVVHWDRQPPGVPQDRADRLVDLYASGERRSYGPQFLRQKMNVSRGAFGLGDFSLRISRLESADEGTYSCHLHHHYCGLHERRIYHLAVTEPQRDSRVVNITVPAADPNVVRGHNVINVIIPESRMHFFQQLGYILATLLLFLVLLIIVVLVTRRRRHRGYEYNVKKYGEKDVNLKEFTVDTTDLTPHKSEDIRLDYKNNILKEKAEQARSFPAKNIDLDKDFRKEYCK, from the exons GTTCTGTGGGCTCATATTCAG TCCCAGCTGATGCCTCCAACCCGTCCAGCAGCGTGGTGGTGTCTGTGCTGAACATcagtgcagccctgggctcccaggcCGTGCTGCCCTGCAAGAGCCACCGCATGGTGTGGACCCAGGACCGCCTGAACGACCGGCAGCGCGTGGTGCACTGGGACCTGCTCAGCTCCTactttggggacagcaggatggagaggcTCTGTGACATGTACTCAGCCGGGGACCAGCGTGTCTACAGCTCCTACAACGAGGGCAGGATCCTCATGCCCGAGAATGCCTTTGCAGATGGGAATTTCTCGCTGGTGATCAAAG GTGTGGCAGACAGTGATGCAGGCACATATTCCTGTAACCTTCACCACCACTACTGCCACTTGTACGAGACTGTGAAAATCCAGCTGATCATCGCCAAGAGAG ACGAGGAGCCCAGCGAGTACTGGGACGGCGAGAAGCCGGTGCTGGTGGCCCCGGAGGGCAGCACGGTGACGCTGCCCTGCGTCAACCGCCAGCACATCTGGACGGAGCGGCACAgcgaggaggagcagcaggtggtGCACTGGGACCGGCAGCCCCCGGGGGTGCCCCAGGACCGCGCCGACCGCCTGGTGGATCTGTACGCGTCCGGGGAGCGCCGCTCCTACGGGCCCCAGTTCCTGAGGCAGAAGATGAACGTGAGCCGCGGAGCCTTCGGCCTCGGGGACTTCTCGCTGCGCATCTCGCGCCTGGAGAGCGCCGACGAGGGCACCTACTCGTGCCACCTGCACCACCACTACTGCGGGCTGCACGAGCGCAGGATCTACCACCTGGCTGTCACCGAGCcgcagagggacagcagggtggTGAACATCACggtccctgctgcag ATCCAAACGTGGTCAGGGGCCACAATGTCATCAATGTCATCATCCCTGAGAGCAGGATGCactttttccagcagctgggctaCATCCTGGccactctgctgctcttcctcgTCCTCCTCATCATCGTGGTGCTCGTCACCCGCAGGCGCCGGCACAGAG GTTATGAATACAACGTGAAGAAATACGGAGA GAAGGATGTGAACCTTAAAGAATTTACAGTGGACACAACAGATCTGACCCCACACAAAAGTGAAGACATCAGGCTGG ATTACAAAAACAACATCCTGAAGGAGAAGGCTGAGCAAGCCAGAAGCTTCCCAGCAAAGAACATTGATTTAGACAAAG ATTTCAGGAAGGAATATTGTAAATGA
- the LOC118695083 gene encoding LOW QUALITY PROTEIN: uncharacterized protein LOC118695083 (The sequence of the model RefSeq protein was modified relative to this genomic sequence to represent the inferred CDS: inserted 3 bases in 2 codons), whose amino-acid sequence MIPGRREEQRGGGGILLRAVCRRLDCGVQPLGAGVPAGPAGRGGAEGTLRWSGAAPARGGWGVPVPAQAVPCRDRGIAPKRRQGRGQRGRLSCGGARGQLGVCGARLNGRFGAGGGGQSFPRQRAQGALRTPRGRARRDRHCRAGSGRELQSRSSSGGTWASTGPAVSAKGAGGTGGDRGGRQERPHSRVTGGERRNRRGRGRGNAGGRDRKSGVEGRGPRYRGQQGLTGWQRQERREAPAGGGGCRNREGGGRGGRGGQDCGVRRGDEEPSEYWDGEKPVLXAPEGSTVTLPCVNRQHIWTERHSEEEQQVVHWTXAAPGVPQDRADRLVDLYASGERRSYGPQFLRQKMNVSRGAFGLGDFSLRISRLESADEGTYSCHLHHHYCGLHERRIYHLAVTEPQRDSRVVNITVPAADPNVVRGHNVINVIIPESRMHFFQQLGYILATLLLFLVLLIIVVLVTRRRRHRGYEYNVKKYGEKDVNLKEFTVDTTDLTPHKSEDIRLDYKNNILKEKAEQARSFPAKNIDLDKDFRKEYCK is encoded by the exons ATGATCCcggggcggcgggaggagcAGCGTGGAGGCGGCGGGATTCTGCTGCGGGCGGTTTGTCGGCGGCTGGACTGCGGCGTGCAGCCGCTGGGAGCCGGGGTCCCTGCTGGCCCGGCGGGCAGGGGCGGCGCTGAGGGGACGCTGCGCTGGAGCGGCGCGGCACCGGCACGGGGTGGCTGGGGCGTCCCGGTCCCAGCGCAAGCGGTGCCGTGCCGGGACCGGGGGATTGCGCCCAAACGCCGGCAGGGGCGGGGTCAGCGTGGGCGCCTGAGCTGCGGCGGGGCCCGTGGGCAGCTCGGGGTGTGCGGCGCGCGCTTGAACGGCAGGttcggggcgggggggggggggcagagCTTCCCGCGGCAACGCGCACAGGGGGCGCTGCGGACGCCGCGCGGCCGCGCCAGGCGCGATCGGCACTGCAGAGCCGGGAGCGGCAGGGAACTGCAAagccgcagcagcagcggcgggaCTTGGGCCAGCACCGGCCCCGCTGTGTCGGCAAAGGGGGCGGGGGGGACCGGGGGGGACCGGGGGGGGCGGCAGGAGCGGCCGCACTCGCGGGTAACGGGGGGGGAGCGGCGGAAtcggagggggcggggccgcggtaACGCTGGTGGGCGGGACCGTAAAAGCGGAGTTGAGGGACGGGGCCCGCGGTACCGGGGGCAGCAGGGACTAACGGGATGGCAAAGGCAGGAGCGGCGGGAGGCGCCGGCGGGTGGGGGCGGGTGCCGGAACCGCGAGGGTGGGGGGCGGGGCGGCAGGGGTGGACAGGACTGCGGGGTCCGACGGGGAG ACGAGGAGCCCAGCGAGTACTGGGACGGCGAGAAGCCGGTGC GTGCCCCGGAGGGCAGCACGGTGACGCTGCCCTGCGTCAACCGCCAGCACATCTGGACGGAGCGGCACAgcgaggaggagcagcaggtggtGCACTGGAC GGCAGCCCCCGGGGTGCCCCAGGACCGCGCCGACCGCCTGGTGGATCTGTACGCGTCCGGGGAGCGCCGCTCCTACGGGCCCCAGTTCCTGAGGCAGAAGATGAACGTGAGCCGCGGAGCCTTCGGCCTCGGGGACTTCTCGCTGCGCATCTCGCGCCTGGAGAGCGCCGACGAGGGCACCTACTCGTGCCACCTGCACCACCACTACTGCGGGCTGCACGAGCGCAGGATCTACCACCTGGCTGTCACCGAGCcgcagagggacagcagggtggTGAACATCACggtccctgctgcag ATCCAAACGTGGTCAGGGGCCACAATGTCATCAATGTCATCATCCCTGAGAGCAGGATGCactttttccagcagctgggctaCATCCTGGccactctgctgctcttcctcgTCCTCCTCATCATCGTGGTGCTCGTCACCCGCAGGCGCCGGCACAGAG GTTATGAATACAACGTGAAGAAATACGGAGA GAAGGATGTGAACCTTAAAGAATTTACAGTGGACACAACAGATCTGACCCCACACAAAAGTGAAGACATCAGGCTGG ATTACAAAAACAACATCCTGAAGGAGAAGGCTGAGCAAGCCAGAAGCTTCCCAGCAAAGAACATTGATTTAGACAAAG ATTTCAGGAAGGAATATTGTAAATGA